The DNA window GGTTCCCGAAGTCCCTCGATGTGTCACAGGCCATCGACAAGCAACGGGGGAACATGGACGAAGTCCGGCTCGTCACTGGCTGGATTGCGGAGATGCGGGACCTTGCAGGGCTCACGAACACACGCATCGACGCGGCATTCGGGCTCAACGGGATGGCGGGGCACTGGACGACTCAGGGGGCGCAACCCGAGGTACCCCATGCTGCCCATTGGCCGAAGCTCCTGGAGCTGCTCGGTGTCGACGAGCTACCCGAAACGATTCGTGAGACTACCGAGCGGCTCGTCGCGGAGAAGGGCAAGCCCGGCCCCAACTGGTTCCGCCGTGCAATCACGGGCCACCACGAGACGGCGTCCCCCGGTCAGCGCTGGAAGGCGCGCCATGGGCACAGGGCGAACCTTTCCAACAGCGCTCGGCGCGACGAACCAGCTACGGAAGCAGCGCTCGAATGGGCGGGCTGGGGAACGGCGCTCAAGCCAGCCGCCGAGCACTGGATACTTTGCCGGAAGCCCCTGGTCGGCACGGTGGCGTCGAACGTCCAGCAGTGGCGCACGGGGGCGCTCAACGTCTCCGCCTGCCGCATACCCCACGCAGACCCCAGGGACCTCGCCGAGTCGAAGTCGCGCAACCCCGGAAGGGCTGAGCCCGTCACGAGTGCGGTCTACGGTACGAGCCGCCCCCAACAACGCATCGACGAAGCTGGGCGTTGGCCCGCGAACGTGACGCTCGACGAAGTCGCGGCCGAGCTGCTCGACGCGCAGGTCCCTGGTAGTGGTGCGAGTCGATTCTTCTACGTCGCGAAGTCAAGCAAGACAGAGCGCAACGTAGGGTGCGACCACCTCCCTGCGCGCGTCACGAACATCGCTGACGTCCCAGGCTCCAAGGGGGCGAACTCGCCGCGTGCGGGGGCTAATCGCTCAGGAGCGGCGCAGAACCACCACCCCACGGTGAAGTCGATTGCCCTGATGCGATGGCTGTGCAGGCTCATAACGCCTCCAGGCGGGACGGTGCTCGACCTGTTCGCGGGTAGCGGTTCAACGGGTGTCGCAGCGCTCGCAGAAGGCTTTGAGTTTGTCGGAATTGAGCGGGACTCCGACTATGTCGAGATTGCCAATGCAAGACTTCGCCATGAATTGGGGCCAGAAGCAGAAATCGCACACTTATATATGGGGTGATTCACTCCGTCGAAAGCCCGAAGCACAGCGCATCTGTCATCGCCGGAGTCATCCAGCGGTTGAGCGTGTCCCAGCTCAAGAAACACAAGCTGTGTCCGCGTGCGTGGTTCTTCCGGAAGGTGCGGCGCCTCCCCGAGCCAACCATCGGCGCGCAGAACATCGGCACCGAGGGACACGCCCAGCTTGAGCACTACCTGTCGACTGGACAGGACGTGCTGGGGCCCTTCGCGAAGTCGGGCGCTCATCTGCTTCCAGTTCCCGGCCCCGAGCTGCTCGTCGAACAGAAGCTCGATGGGGACGCACCACTGACGGCGGGGGGCATTCCCTTCACCGGTTCCGTTGACCTCGTGAATCCCCGGCAGCTCGCTACCGACGGCGTCTTGCGCATCACCGACCACAAGTTCACGAGCTGCATCGAGGAACTCGCCGCGACCGCCGAGCAGCTCGCCGACGCGGACACCGAACCCGGACTCCAGATGGTGGGTTACGGCGCATGGGCGCTTGGCCAGGCCGAGAGGTTCCCAGGGCTGCGCACGCTGGAGCTGGAACACATCTACTACCAGACCCGGGGGCAGCGCCTTGCCGCATCGGTTGTCGCGTCGGTGCCCGTCGAGCACATCGAGCGCGAGTGGCGGACGAAGGTCGAGCCTCAAGTCGAAGCAATGAAGCAGCACGCGCAAGCCGCCCGAGCTGACGACGTGCCAGCGAACTACGGCCCCGCCTGCACGAAGTACGGCGGGTGTCCGTTCATGGCGAAGTGCCTCACAGGAGAAAGCAAAACGATGTCGCTGCGAGACAAGCTGCTCAGCAAGCCCACCGAGTCGACCCCCATCACCGCCA is part of the Myxococcus landrumus genome and encodes:
- a CDS encoding DNA methyltransferase — translated: MKNKLLTDRAALFLGDAAHVDAVLAPNSVDAIVTDPPAGIGFMGREWDSDKGGRDAWVAWLADVMRKALHVLKPGGHALVWALPRTSHWTATALEDAGFEIRDVVLHLFGTGFPKSLDVSQAIDKQRGNMDEVRLVTGWIAEMRDLAGLTNTRIDAAFGLNGMAGHWTTQGAQPEVPHAAHWPKLLELLGVDELPETIRETTERLVAEKGKPGPNWFRRAITGHHETASPGQRWKARHGHRANLSNSARRDEPATEAALEWAGWGTALKPAAEHWILCRKPLVGTVASNVQQWRTGALNVSACRIPHADPRDLAESKSRNPGRAEPVTSAVYGTSRPQQRIDEAGRWPANVTLDEVAAELLDAQVPGSGASRFFYVAKSSKTERNVGCDHLPARVTNIADVPGSKGANSPRAGANRSGAAQNHHPTVKSIALMRWLCRLITPPGGTVLDLFAGSGSTGVAALAEGFEFVGIERDSDYVEIANARLRHELGPEAEIAHLYMG
- a CDS encoding PD-(D/E)XK nuclease family protein, yielding MIHSVESPKHSASVIAGVIQRLSVSQLKKHKLCPRAWFFRKVRRLPEPTIGAQNIGTEGHAQLEHYLSTGQDVLGPFAKSGAHLLPVPGPELLVEQKLDGDAPLTAGGIPFTGSVDLVNPRQLATDGVLRITDHKFTSCIEELAATAEQLADADTEPGLQMVGYGAWALGQAERFPGLRTLELEHIYYQTRGQRLAASVVASVPVEHIEREWRTKVEPQVEAMKQHAQAARADDVPANYGPACTKYGGCPFMAKCLTGESKTMSLRDKLLSKPTESTPITATVELPAVLPPDAPEPAPIQVAPKVAEQPAPKRRGRPRKAPEPTQSAAAITPPTLDSSVSEHDGSGSPAKDLDVRALFIDCIPTAWGVLQPEPLTLYVDTMARRVSQAAGVDDLRFAGSDSSLGFGKWRGALAMAVRDDPPPPGVYLALGLAHSELMQVVVEALEPSFEIVVRGVR